The segment GCTATGAGGCCGAGACCCGCCTGCTGCTGGAATCGCGCGTGGTGCGCGACGACATGAACATCTTCTCCGCGCTGGCCCTGAACGACGTGGTGGTGAACCGCTCGGGCATCTCCGGCATGGTCGAGCTGGCGGTGTCGGTGGACGGCCACTTCATGTACAACCAGCGCTCGGACGGCCTGATCGTGTCGACCACCACCGGGTCCACCGCCTACGCGCTGTCCGCCGGCGGCCCGATCCTGCATCCGACGCTGTCGGGCGTGGTGCTGGTGCCGATTGCCCCGCACGCGCTGTCCAACCGCCCGATCGTGCTGCCGCACGACGCCGAGGTCACCATCGAGGTGGCCAGCGCGCGCGACGCCAGCGTCAACTTCGACATGCAGTCGCTGACCTCGCTGCTGCCGGGCGACCGCATCGTGGTGCGGCGCTCCGAAAAGACCATCAACCTGCTGCACCCGGTCGGCTACAACTACTACGCCACGCTGCGCAAGAAGCTGCACTGGCACGAATACCCGTCCGAGGACAACCGCCTCTGAGCCAGTATCAAGCCGCCCTCCAAGCCTGAGCCCGAACCCATCGGACCGACTACCTTCCACGCCACGATGCTGCGCAGCCTGTCCATCCGCGATTTCGTCATCGTCGATACGCTCGACCTGGACTTCACCACTGGCTTCACCGTCTTCACCGGCGAGACCGGCGCCGGCAAATCCATCCTGATCGATGCCCTGGCGCTGGTGCTGGGCGAACGCGCCGATGCCGGCGTGGTGCGCGAAGGCGCCCCGCGCGCCAGCGTCAGCGCCACCTTCTCGACCCACCCGGCACTGGATGCCTGGCTGGCCGAGCGCGAGCTCAACAGCGAAGCGGAAGACGGCGTGCATACCGTGCTGCTGCGCCGCACGGTCGATGCCGGCGGCCGCAGCAAGGCCTTTATCAACGGCGCCGCCGCCACCCTGGCGCAGCTGCGCGAAGTCGGCGACCAGCTGGTCGACATCCACGGCCAGCACGCGCACCAGCTGCTGCTGCGCCCCGATGCGCAGCGGCTGCTGTTCGACGCCCACGCCGGCCTCACCCAGCAGGCCGGCGCGGTGGCCGAGGCCTGGCGCGCCTGGCGTGCCTGCGTGCGCCAGCGCGAGGCGGTGGAACACCAGTCGCGCGAGATGCAGCTCGAACGCGAGCGGCTGGAATGGCAGGTCGGCGAACTGGACAAGCTCAACCCGCAGCCGGGCGAATGGGAAGAGATCCAGTCCGAGTACAACCGGCTGTCGCATGCCGCCGGCCTGATCGACGGCAGCCGCGCCGCGCTGGACGCACTGTCCGAGGCCGACGGCTCGGTGCTGTCGGCGCTGAATACCATCGTGCACAAGCTGCAGCAGCTGGCCGATGTCGATGGCGCGCTGCGCGACGTGCTGGCCGCGCTCGAGCCCGCGCAGATGCAGGCCGAGGAAGCCGCGCACTCGCTCACGCGCTATGTCGACCGGCTCGAACTCGATCCCGAGCGGCTGCAGGCGGTCGACGAACGCATGCAGGCGCTGCACGCCACCGCGCGCAAGTACCGCCTGCCGCCCGAGCAGCTGCCCGACGAGCTGGTGGCCCGCCGCCAGCAGCTGGACGACCTGCAGGCCGCGCAGGACCTGAACAAGGTGATGGCGCGCGAGGCCGCGGCCAAGGCCGCCTACCTGACCCTGGCGCAGCATCTCAGCCACGCCCGCAAGCAGGCCGCGCAGGCGCTGTCCGCCGCGGTCACCGACGCCATGCAGGGCCTGTCGATGGCCGGCGGCAGCTTTGTCGCCGCGCTCAATGCGCTCGACGAAGGCCAGAGCCACGGGCTCGAGCAGGTCGAATTCCTGGTCGCCGGCCATGCCGGCGTGAGCCCGCGGCCGCTGGCCCGGGTGGCG is part of the Cupriavidus necator genome and harbors:
- the recN gene encoding DNA repair protein RecN, coding for MLRSLSIRDFVIVDTLDLDFTTGFTVFTGETGAGKSILIDALALVLGERADAGVVREGAPRASVSATFSTHPALDAWLAERELNSEAEDGVHTVLLRRTVDAGGRSKAFINGAAATLAQLREVGDQLVDIHGQHAHQLLLRPDAQRLLFDAHAGLTQQAGAVAEAWRAWRACVRQREAVEHQSREMQLERERLEWQVGELDKLNPQPGEWEEIQSEYNRLSHAAGLIDGSRAALDALSEADGSVLSALNTIVHKLQQLADVDGALRDVLAALEPAQMQAEEAAHSLTRYVDRLELDPERLQAVDERMQALHATARKYRLPPEQLPDELVARRQQLDDLQAAQDLNKVMAREAAAKAAYLTLAQHLSHARKQAAQALSAAVTDAMQGLSMAGGSFVAALNALDEGQSHGLEQVEFLVAGHAGVSPRPLARVASGGELARISLAISVITSEASPTPTLIFDEVDTGIGGAVAEVVGRRLQELGRARQVLCVTHLPQVAAQAGTHLLVSKETTDAGDGSVTRSRIRVLDPAGRVVETARMLGGATVTATTLQHAEEMLAQGMAGGQGSQPARGAGGKDGRRSRRAAG
- a CDS encoding NAD kinase, producing the protein MSAPPKASAVRTSFKTVALVGRYSTAGIEGPLEEIASYILRNGQDVVFERETSLATGLTAYPALSAEEIGRQADVAVVLGGDGTLLGIARQLAGYDVPLIGVNHGRLGFMTDIALEDAHTVLPDMLDGRYEAETRLLLESRVVRDDMNIFSALALNDVVVNRSGISGMVELAVSVDGHFMYNQRSDGLIVSTTTGSTAYALSAGGPILHPTLSGVVLVPIAPHALSNRPIVLPHDAEVTIEVASARDASVNFDMQSLTSLLPGDRIVVRRSEKTINLLHPVGYNYYATLRKKLHWHEYPSEDNRL